CGCCGCACCCCCGCGCCCAGCGTCTCGCGCCGGGGCGCCGCGCGCAGCTTCTCCACCCACGTCCCATACAGCGTGACGAACGTCTGCAGCGGCTTGGGCAGCTTGCGGTCCACCCACGTCGCCACCGGCGCCGACTTCTTGATGAGCAGCGGCGTCGTCAACGTGGTGATGGCCGACACCGCCACCGCCACCGGGTAGATGAACGTCCCCGTCGCCTTCAGCGACAGGCCCAGCGCCGCGATGATGAAGGAGAATTCGCCAATCTGCGCCAGGCTCATGCCCGCCTGCACCGACGTGCGCGTGCTGTTGCCCGTGAGGAACGCCCCCAGCGTCACGCTCATCAGCTTACCCAGGATGACGACCACCGTGAGCACGAGGATGGCCAGCCAGTGCTCCGCGATGAGCGCCGGGTTGATGAGCATGCCCACCGACACGAAGAAGATGGCCGCGAAGATGTCGCGCACCGGCTGCACCAGGTGCTCCACCACCTTCTCCTCGCCGGACTCCGCCACCAGCGAGCCCGCCAGGAACGCCCCCAGCGCCACCGAATAGCCGAACGCCTGCGCCAGCAACGCCACCGCGAAGCAGATGCCCACGCTCGCCACCAGCGTCGTCTCCGGCCGGTTCAGCTTGATGACCGCCCGCACCGCCCGGGGGATGGTGAACAACCCCACCGCCACCAGCCCCACCAGGAACGCCACCAGCTTGCCCGTGGTGAACGACAGCTCCCTGAGCGACAGGCCCGCGCCCGTGGAGATGGCCGTCAGCGTCGCCATCAACAACACGGCGATGAGGTCCTCCACGATGAGCACGCCCACCACCAGCTCGCGCAGCTTGCCCTTGATGCCCTGCTCGTCGAACGCCTTGGCGATGATGGTCGTGCTGGAGATGGCGATGAGCGCGCCCGTGAAGATGCCCTCCAGCGTCGTCCACCCGAAGGCCCGCCCCACCACGAACCCCAGCCACACCATGATGCTGCACTGGATGACGGCCGTGACCCCCGCGGTGAACCCCACGGAGAACAGCTTGCGCAGGCTGAACTCCAACCCGAGCGAGAACATCAGCAGGATGACGCCCATCTCCGACAGCGTCGTCACCACCTCCGGATTCGCCACCAGCGGAATCGGGACGTACGGACCGACCACGAGCCCCGCCAGGATGTAGCCGAGCACCACGGGCTGTCGCAGCCGTTGGAAGAGAACCGTCGTCACCGCGGCAACACACAGGACGACGGCAATGGCCTGGA
The genomic region above belongs to Myxococcus stipitatus and contains:
- a CDS encoding cation:proton antiporter, encoding MHGAHEFLQAIAVVLCVAAVTTVLFQRLRQPVVLGYILAGLVVGPYVPIPLVANPEVVTTLSEMGVILLMFSLGLEFSLRKLFSVGFTAGVTAVIQCSIMVWLGFVVGRAFGWTTLEGIFTGALIAISSTTIIAKAFDEQGIKGKLRELVVGVLIVEDLIAVLLMATLTAISTGAGLSLRELSFTTGKLVAFLVGLVAVGLFTIPRAVRAVIKLNRPETTLVASVGICFAVALLAQAFGYSVALGAFLAGSLVAESGEEKVVEHLVQPVRDIFAAIFFVSVGMLINPALIAEHWLAILVLTVVVILGKLMSVTLGAFLTGNSTRTSVQAGMSLAQIGEFSFIIAALGLSLKATGTFIYPVAVAVSAITTLTTPLLIKKSAPVATWVDRKLPKPLQTFVTLYGTWVEKLRAAPRRETLGAGVRRLIRLLVLDAVLVSALVIGTSLSAESLAGFVEARTGVDEEWSKLLIYGAAVLLAVPFLVGVIGMARRLGATLAEAALPARTDGKLDLAAAPRRVLLVTLQVGIVLLVGIPVVVVTQPFLKGAMGPLVVLAMVGALGVAFWRGATNLHGHVRAGAQVLVAALAAQSHSKEPGAEEHALDHVQGLLPGLGAPASVRLEETSPGAGKTLAQVNLRGLTGATVLAIQRGEESVSVPTAQEVLRAGDVLALTGTCEAVEAAKALLLGDAAGAPAATPESVASETRAHG